The Streptomyces avermitilis MA-4680 = NBRC 14893 genome contains a region encoding:
- a CDS encoding response regulator transcription factor — translation MVNRVLVVDDDRAVRESLARALELEGYDVVAVADGVQALARARRGSFSALVVDVMMPYVDGVGVCRVLRADGDRTPVLMLTARAGTRDRIAGLDAGADDYLPKPFEIPELLARLRALLRRGDLTPDVDEPVARAGDVLRIASLLVAPAARRVWWADEELRLSRTEFDLLELLVRNEGIVLDHAAVYRRIWGHDVGVDAKNLASYVGYLRRKLADAGAPDLIHTVRGVGYAVRRP, via the coding sequence GTGGTGAATCGTGTCCTCGTCGTCGACGACGATCGTGCGGTCCGCGAATCCCTCGCGCGGGCACTGGAGTTGGAGGGGTACGACGTCGTCGCCGTCGCCGACGGGGTGCAGGCGCTGGCCCGGGCCCGTCGGGGCTCCTTCAGCGCCCTGGTGGTCGACGTGATGATGCCGTACGTCGACGGGGTGGGCGTGTGCCGTGTGCTGCGCGCCGACGGTGACCGCACCCCGGTGCTGATGCTCACCGCGCGGGCCGGGACCCGGGACCGCATCGCCGGCCTGGACGCCGGGGCCGACGACTATCTGCCCAAGCCGTTCGAGATACCCGAACTGCTCGCCCGATTACGGGCGTTGCTGCGCAGGGGCGATCTGACGCCGGACGTCGACGAGCCGGTGGCCCGGGCCGGTGACGTACTGCGGATCGCGTCGCTGCTGGTCGCCCCGGCCGCCCGGCGTGTGTGGTGGGCGGACGAGGAACTGCGGCTGTCGAGGACCGAGTTCGACCTGCTGGAGCTTTTGGTACGCAACGAGGGGATCGTGCTGGACCACGCGGCGGTCTACCGGCGGATCTGGGGCCACGACGTCGGCGTGGACGCCAAGAACCTCGCGAGCTACGTCGGCTATCTGCGGCGCAAGCTCGCCGACGCCGGCGCGCCCGACCTGATCCACACCGTGCGGGGCGTGGGCTACGCGGTGCGGCGGCCATGA
- a CDS encoding DUF3500 domain-containing protein, with translation MSTVSVRLARRASVAAACVALAATGCTALNSASSTSALAAKARIPASAARHGAGGANTAQVVAAANAFLATLSDEQKDTVLYDFDDAAKKTGWSNFPTPVVARNGLKFGDLTDEQEAAALKVMEAALSKKGYEELVEIRKADDYLATLPPRTPTPPTSTPTATPTGTPTATPTGGGGRPPGGGGGANFGSEWYYISFFGLPSRTGEFTVQYGGHHAAYNLTYAGDNVSISPTLTAVEPMEFNWEDLYYAPLEDKRTSTIGAIQSLTADELTAAEIDGSFDDLYLGPGHDGPFPQQPEGVLVSSLTKKQRAEVTAMLKAWVDDLDEKAAKRLIAKYVSEYDKTYIGWSGGTTLDNNQTYVRLDGPSAWIEFSNQPGASTDGIHQHTIFRDETADYGWE, from the coding sequence ATGTCGACCGTCAGCGTCCGACTCGCGCGCCGTGCCTCAGTCGCCGCCGCGTGCGTCGCCCTCGCCGCCACCGGCTGCACCGCCCTCAACTCCGCGTCCTCCACGTCGGCCCTGGCGGCCAAGGCTCGGATCCCGGCCTCCGCGGCCCGGCACGGCGCCGGCGGGGCGAACACCGCCCAGGTCGTGGCCGCCGCGAACGCCTTCCTCGCGACGCTCTCCGACGAGCAGAAGGACACCGTCCTCTACGACTTCGACGACGCCGCCAAGAAGACCGGCTGGTCGAACTTCCCGACCCCCGTCGTGGCGCGCAACGGCCTCAAGTTCGGCGATCTCACCGACGAGCAGGAGGCCGCGGCCCTGAAGGTCATGGAGGCCGCGCTCAGCAAGAAGGGGTACGAGGAGCTCGTCGAGATCCGCAAGGCCGACGACTACCTCGCCACGCTGCCGCCCCGCACGCCCACCCCACCGACCAGCACTCCCACGGCCACTCCCACCGGCACGCCGACCGCCACTCCGACCGGAGGCGGCGGCCGTCCCCCGGGCGGCGGCGGAGGCGCCAACTTCGGCTCGGAGTGGTACTACATCTCCTTCTTCGGACTGCCCAGCAGGACAGGTGAGTTCACGGTCCAGTACGGCGGCCACCACGCGGCCTACAACCTCACCTACGCCGGCGACAACGTGAGCATCTCGCCCACCCTGACCGCGGTGGAGCCGATGGAGTTCAACTGGGAGGACCTGTACTACGCCCCGCTGGAGGACAAGCGGACCTCCACCATCGGGGCCATCCAGTCACTCACCGCCGACGAGCTGACCGCGGCCGAGATCGACGGAAGCTTCGACGACCTGTACCTGGGTCCCGGCCATGACGGCCCCTTCCCGCAGCAGCCCGAGGGCGTCCTCGTCAGCAGCCTCACCAAGAAGCAGCGGGCCGAGGTCACCGCGATGCTGAAGGCCTGGGTCGACGACCTGGACGAGAAGGCGGCCAAGCGGCTCATCGCCAAGTACGTCTCCGAGTACGACAAGACGTACATCGGCTGGAGCGGCGGGACGACGCTCGACAACAACCAGACGTACGTCCGTCTCGACGGACCGTCCGCCTGGATCGAGTTCTCCAACCAGCCCGGCGCCTCGACCGACGGGATCCACCAGCACACGATCTTCCGGGACGAGACCGCCGACTACGGCTGGGAATGA
- a CDS encoding HupE/UreJ family protein: MRRFLPALLLAALMLVGGLASPAGAHPMSTSAVLLDIGDDRVEGEVQLPIDRLAIAVHRDLTRDSVLAADRAFLKRYVARHISAVGENGTPWAVTLGTASVRTIDGAAHLVHPLTIRPPDGHVTDFDLRYDVVVEELLTHRVIVTVRYDFDRGILKADDASTLGVFDWDTRSLKVPAGEGSWTRGFATTAGLGIEHIGEGADHLLFLLMLLIPAPLVATGGRWHAAAPSARRGIVRVVHVVTAFAVGHSLTLALAAAGVIDVPARPVETLIAFSIAVSAVHALRPLVARGEVFIASGFGLVHGLAFASLIGDLGLGRGSLVTTLLGFNLGIELTQLLVVALMMPSLLVLARTSVYPAFRIGVALVGLLFSVSWMLERATLTSADPFEGIQTWLVGHPLLVAASVAALAVVARRTAPRTPRATPEHSGAH; encoded by the coding sequence ATGCGCCGCTTCCTGCCCGCACTCCTGCTCGCGGCACTGATGCTGGTCGGCGGCCTCGCGTCGCCGGCCGGCGCCCACCCGATGAGTACCTCGGCCGTTCTCCTCGACATCGGCGACGACCGGGTCGAGGGAGAGGTGCAGCTGCCCATCGACCGTCTGGCCATCGCCGTGCACCGCGACCTCACCCGGGACAGCGTCCTCGCCGCCGACCGGGCGTTCCTGAAGCGCTACGTCGCCCGGCACATCAGCGCCGTCGGTGAGAACGGCACGCCCTGGGCCGTCACGCTCGGCACGGCGTCGGTCCGGACGATCGACGGGGCTGCGCACCTCGTCCACCCGCTCACGATCCGGCCGCCCGACGGCCACGTCACCGACTTCGACCTGCGTTACGACGTCGTCGTCGAGGAACTGCTCACCCACCGGGTCATCGTCACCGTCCGGTACGACTTCGACCGCGGCATCCTGAAGGCCGACGACGCCAGCACCCTCGGAGTCTTCGACTGGGACACCAGGAGTCTGAAGGTCCCCGCGGGCGAGGGCTCGTGGACGCGGGGGTTCGCCACCACCGCCGGTCTCGGCATCGAGCACATCGGCGAGGGCGCCGACCATCTGCTGTTCCTGCTCATGCTGCTCATCCCGGCCCCGCTGGTGGCGACCGGGGGCCGGTGGCACGCCGCCGCTCCGTCGGCGCGGCGCGGCATCGTCCGCGTGGTCCACGTCGTCACCGCGTTCGCCGTGGGCCACTCACTCACCCTGGCGCTGGCGGCCGCCGGAGTGATCGACGTGCCGGCCCGGCCGGTCGAGACGCTGATCGCCTTCTCGATCGCGGTGTCCGCGGTCCATGCGCTCCGGCCGCTGGTGGCCCGCGGCGAGGTGTTCATCGCCAGTGGCTTCGGGCTGGTGCACGGGCTGGCGTTCGCCTCGCTGATCGGCGACCTCGGCCTCGGCCGAGGGTCGCTCGTGACCACGCTGCTGGGCTTCAACCTGGGCATCGAGCTGACGCAACTGCTCGTCGTCGCGCTGATGATGCCGTCGTTGCTCGTTCTGGCCCGTACGTCCGTCTATCCCGCGTTCCGCATCGGGGTGGCCCTCGTCGGCCTGCTGTTCTCGGTGTCCTGGATGCTGGAGCGCGCGACGCTGACCTCCGCCGACCCGTTCGAGGGCATCCAGACGTGGCTGGTCGGGCACCCGCTGCTCGTCGCCGCGTCGGTCGCCGCACTCGCTGTCGTCGCCCGGCGCACCGCCCCACGGACGCCTCGGGCCACGCCCGAACACTCAGGCGCCCACTGA
- a CDS encoding HTTM domain-containing protein: METERVPAPRPRAIETGSEGLEAGAPHRVPGRIGVFLGELTERPVSLYAAAVLRIGYGLLYLAFLLREFPHRDEIWGPGSPWTPELARQLFDQTGWVSILTLSDGRAYFEACYALALVTCALFLLGWRTRAVSVLFAVVVASFHARAIFMTDGGDNLVLLMAVYLVFTACGRRWSLDARRTRLRAGASPAASPPARQEADGFRRQLGASRRTLTAVLHNCGMFVIAAQVCFLYGSAGLYKVQGGSWGNGTALHYVLNLDLFRPWPELSLLTDEHDVLMAIACYLTVLLQVAFPFVLFGRLKYPVLTVLLGMHLGIAVLLGLPLFSGAMIVADAVFLPDRCYLLLGRLWRRAGRRTGSTEAGAPARGESAFLPPQSAVSSPRTAAAPVRGRRA, encoded by the coding sequence ATGGAAACTGAGCGGGTACCCGCACCGCGCCCCCGTGCCATCGAGACCGGCTCCGAGGGATTGGAGGCAGGCGCGCCGCACCGGGTACCCGGCCGGATCGGGGTGTTCCTCGGTGAGCTGACCGAGCGGCCGGTCTCCCTGTACGCCGCGGCGGTCCTGCGCATCGGATACGGACTTCTCTATCTGGCCTTCCTGCTGCGCGAGTTTCCGCACCGCGACGAGATCTGGGGCCCCGGCTCACCGTGGACGCCCGAGCTGGCGAGGCAGCTGTTCGACCAGACGGGGTGGGTCAGCATCCTCACCCTGTCCGACGGCCGGGCGTACTTCGAGGCCTGCTACGCGCTGGCCCTGGTCACGTGCGCACTGTTCCTGCTGGGCTGGCGGACCAGAGCGGTGTCCGTGCTGTTCGCGGTCGTGGTCGCGTCGTTCCACGCCAGGGCGATCTTCATGACGGACGGAGGGGACAACCTCGTCCTCCTCATGGCCGTGTACCTCGTCTTCACCGCCTGCGGCCGACGCTGGTCCCTGGATGCCCGCAGAACCCGGCTCAGGGCAGGTGCGAGCCCTGCCGCGAGCCCCCCGGCGCGGCAAGAAGCCGACGGGTTCCGGCGGCAACTCGGCGCCTCCCGCCGGACCCTGACGGCCGTGCTGCACAACTGCGGGATGTTCGTCATCGCGGCCCAGGTCTGTTTCCTCTACGGGTCCGCCGGCCTTTACAAGGTGCAGGGTGGTTCCTGGGGCAACGGGACCGCTCTCCACTACGTCCTGAACCTCGACCTGTTCCGCCCCTGGCCCGAGCTCTCCCTCCTGACGGACGAGCACGACGTGCTGATGGCCATCGCCTGCTACCTGACGGTGCTGCTCCAGGTCGCCTTTCCGTTCGTTCTGTTCGGAAGGCTCAAGTACCCGGTACTGACCGTGCTGTTGGGTATGCACCTGGGGATCGCGGTACTGCTGGGACTGCCCCTCTTCTCGGGCGCGATGATCGTCGCGGACGCCGTGTTCCTGCCGGACCGCTGCTACCTCCTATTGGGGCGGCTGTGGCGACGCGCCGGCCGGCGGACGGGCAGCACGGAGGCAGGTGCCCCGGCCCGCGGAGAATCCGCGTTCCTGCCGCCGCAGTCCGCGGTGTCGAGCCCGCGCACCGCAGCCGCTCCGGTAAGGGGACGGCGCGCCTGA
- a CDS encoding DUF5819 family protein — MALCLTTVLVHVLLVFLHVAPPNPLSQQYSRQINAWVFPLFEQNWRLFAPDPESVNRQIVARTMHTAPDGSVRVSDWSDLTAVDDAAVRHNPFPSHTAQNMLRRAWSCYLETHGSDDLPRTQRALMTQRYLANIAADRVAAHRGGTFESIQLRVVTLPVAAPAAADGTRPATVAPKPVDTRYLPWWKVESHGN, encoded by the coding sequence GTGGCCCTGTGTCTGACGACGGTCCTGGTCCATGTGCTGCTGGTGTTTCTGCACGTGGCGCCCCCGAACCCGCTCTCCCAGCAGTACAGCCGGCAGATCAACGCATGGGTCTTCCCCCTGTTCGAGCAGAACTGGCGACTCTTCGCCCCGGACCCGGAGTCGGTCAACCGCCAGATCGTGGCCAGGACCATGCACACCGCCCCGGACGGCAGCGTGCGGGTGAGCGACTGGTCCGATCTGACCGCCGTCGACGACGCCGCGGTGCGGCACAACCCCTTTCCGAGTCACACGGCGCAGAACATGCTGCGGCGGGCCTGGAGTTGCTACCTCGAAACCCACGGTTCCGACGACCTGCCGCGCACGCAGCGGGCGCTGATGACGCAGCGGTACCTGGCCAACATCGCGGCGGACCGCGTGGCCGCCCATCGTGGCGGGACCTTCGAGTCCATCCAACTACGAGTGGTCACTCTGCCCGTCGCCGCGCCCGCCGCCGCAGACGGCACCCGACCGGCCACGGTCGCGCCGAAGCCTGTCGACACGCGGTATCTGCCCTGGTGGAAGGTGGAATCCCATGGAAACTGA
- a CDS encoding ice-binding family protein, producing MTLDIPEAPLRRTLSVWIAAVTALVMAAAVLVLTPTRAHAATAVPLGTAATFGVLAGSTVTNTGPSVIQGNVGVSPGSAIVGFPPGQVLAPGVLHPGDATALGAQNDLSIAYGQAAGQTPPTATYLDDPHEFGGQTLTPGLYKANVSAGITDTLTLDALGNPNAVWVFQIGSTLTTASASHVSLINGASPCNVYWQIGSSATLGTNSSFVGNILAQASITATTNAVINGRLLARTGAVTLDTNTIFQGGCAAGTGGTTGGTTGGTVTGGATTGAIGGVIGGVIGGVVAGTTTGGVSTSGGTTGATSGGTNGGVNGGVIGGGNGGVIGGGNGGGNGGVIGGGNGGVIGGGNGGGNGGPGHHHPGGQPGRPGDHDHGGQPGEHHGHDHGGQPGEHHGHEHGGKPGAGEHHGHGEHSGKPGKHDSYGGARS from the coding sequence ATGACGCTGGACATCCCTGAAGCGCCTCTACGGCGCACCCTGTCGGTTTGGATCGCGGCGGTAACGGCCTTGGTGATGGCCGCTGCCGTACTCGTACTGACACCGACGCGCGCACATGCCGCCACAGCTGTCCCTCTGGGCACGGCGGCCACTTTCGGAGTACTGGCTGGTTCGACGGTCACCAACACCGGCCCCTCGGTGATCCAGGGCAATGTCGGAGTGAGTCCGGGGTCGGCCATCGTGGGTTTCCCGCCCGGTCAGGTGCTGGCGCCCGGAGTCCTCCACCCCGGTGACGCCACGGCTCTCGGCGCCCAGAACGATCTGAGCATCGCGTACGGCCAGGCTGCCGGACAGACTCCACCGACCGCCACGTACCTCGACGATCCTCACGAGTTCGGTGGGCAGACGCTGACTCCGGGCCTCTACAAGGCGAACGTCTCCGCCGGGATCACCGACACACTCACCCTGGACGCCCTGGGCAATCCCAATGCCGTCTGGGTATTCCAGATCGGTTCGACGCTGACTACGGCGTCAGCGAGCCATGTGTCCCTCATCAATGGCGCCTCGCCGTGCAATGTGTACTGGCAGATCGGCAGCTCGGCCACTCTCGGTACCAATTCCTCGTTCGTGGGCAACATCCTGGCCCAGGCCTCGATCACAGCCACCACGAACGCGGTCATCAACGGCCGGCTGCTGGCCCGTACCGGCGCCGTGACGCTGGACACCAACACGATCTTCCAGGGTGGGTGCGCAGCTGGGACCGGTGGGACCACGGGTGGGACCACCGGTGGCACCGTCACGGGCGGCGCGACGACCGGCGCGATCGGCGGAGTGATCGGCGGCGTCATCGGCGGTGTCGTCGCGGGGACTACGACGGGCGGCGTTTCCACGAGCGGCGGTACCACGGGTGCCACCAGTGGTGGCACCAACGGCGGCGTCAACGGCGGTGTGATCGGCGGCGGCAACGGCGGCGTGATCGGCGGCGGCAACGGCGGCGGTAACGGTGGCGTGATCGGCGGCGGCAACGGTGGCGTGATCGGCGGCGGTAACGGTGGCGGCAACGGCGGACCCGGACACCACCACCCCGGCGGACAGCCGGGCAGGCCCGGTGATCACGACCATGGCGGGCAGCCCGGTGAGCACCACGGCCACGATCACGGCGGGCAGCCTGGCGAGCACCACGGCCACGAGCACGGCGGCAAGCCCGGCGCCGGCGAGCACCACGGCCACGGCGAGCACAGCGGCAAGCCCGGCAAGCACGACAGCTATGGCGGCGCCCGTAGCTGA
- a CDS encoding PRC-barrel domain-containing protein: protein MIQAADIREWRDHDVVDPKGRKIGVLEAIYVDTTTDEPAVATVRTGLPTRQRLVFVPLDKAVLGPGYLKVSYAKSLVKKAPSIGTDDILPAEQEESIFQHYDMPYQPGPNGERQLARR, encoded by the coding sequence ATGATTCAGGCAGCCGATATCCGTGAGTGGCGCGACCACGATGTCGTGGACCCGAAAGGGCGCAAGATCGGTGTACTTGAAGCGATCTACGTGGACACCACCACGGACGAACCGGCCGTGGCCACCGTCCGGACCGGGCTGCCCACCCGCCAACGCCTCGTCTTCGTCCCCCTCGACAAGGCAGTCCTCGGACCGGGTTATCTCAAGGTCTCCTACGCCAAGAGCCTGGTGAAGAAGGCCCCTTCGATCGGCACGGACGACATTCTGCCCGCCGAGCAGGAGGAATCGATCTTCCAGCACTACGACATGCCCTACCAGCCGGGCCCGAACGGCGAACGTCAACTCGCGCGCCGCTGA
- a CDS encoding copper resistance CopC/CopD family protein — translation MGGQRDGGRVGRAATLLGTVVLLILFGSAGSAFAHAALKGADPVDGTVLKKAPAAITLTFTESVGLLDDSFRVLDPENRRVHIGEPQHAGGRSETARVTLPDDMGTGTFTVGWRVVSADSHPVSGALTFSIGKPSATTAVIPTQAAGDTASATLYDIARYFAYGGLALLLGTMVFSLVTGVEAARGLLLTGWWTLLASTIALLLLRGPYERGGGPAAAFDPSVLAETATSRPGVTLLVRLVLLAGAAFFPVRAGGRWWKAGGGLLTLALAGTWAAAEHASAGVQVPVAMVSAVLHLLAMAAWLGGLAALLTALYRAPEELPASAVTRFSRLALTAVTVLVATGVYQSWRGLGSLDALATTSYGRLLVAKLVAVLLLLAAATYSRRWTARLAAPVERRADVRERVLEPVGAAADAEVSGTDTSAGTGTDTSAGTGTGTGSDSGAETGTGTETGSDTATETGPQSGPLPPTAGGDPGAYRRGLRRSVLAEAIVAIVVLVITTLLTGTQPGRAATEAAASAAEAARPMASTTVIPFDVGTPGGHGKIQIELTPGRVGENSVQAVIFGPDGGLATVPELRLTFTLEKQDIGPLDAKLADRGGYWTSDTLNLPLPGTWTMKATVRTTDIDQITVSRTVRIE, via the coding sequence GTGGGCGGACAACGAGACGGAGGACGCGTCGGCCGAGCCGCGACGCTGCTGGGCACCGTGGTGCTCCTCATCCTCTTCGGCAGCGCCGGGAGCGCCTTCGCGCACGCGGCGCTGAAGGGCGCCGACCCGGTGGACGGCACCGTGCTGAAGAAGGCGCCGGCCGCGATCACCCTCACCTTCACCGAGTCCGTCGGCCTGCTCGACGACTCCTTCCGCGTCCTCGACCCCGAGAACCGGCGCGTGCACATCGGGGAGCCGCAGCACGCGGGCGGCCGTTCCGAGACCGCGCGCGTCACCCTCCCCGACGACATGGGCACCGGCACGTTCACGGTGGGCTGGCGGGTGGTGTCGGCGGACAGCCACCCCGTTTCCGGCGCTCTCACCTTCTCCATCGGCAAGCCCTCCGCGACCACGGCGGTCATACCGACCCAGGCCGCCGGTGACACCGCCTCCGCCACGCTCTACGACATCGCCCGCTACTTCGCGTACGGCGGTCTGGCCCTGCTGCTCGGCACGATGGTGTTCTCCCTGGTCACCGGGGTCGAGGCGGCACGGGGTCTGCTTCTGACGGGCTGGTGGACGCTGCTCGCGTCGACCATCGCGCTGCTGCTGCTGCGCGGCCCGTACGAACGCGGCGGCGGTCCGGCGGCGGCCTTCGACCCGTCGGTCCTCGCTGAGACGGCGACGAGCAGGCCGGGTGTGACGCTGCTGGTCCGGCTGGTGCTGCTCGCGGGGGCGGCGTTCTTCCCCGTACGGGCCGGGGGCCGGTGGTGGAAGGCGGGCGGCGGCCTCCTGACCCTGGCGCTCGCGGGCACGTGGGCGGCGGCCGAGCACGCCTCCGCCGGGGTCCAGGTGCCCGTGGCGATGGTCTCCGCGGTTCTGCACCTGCTGGCGATGGCGGCGTGGCTCGGCGGTCTGGCCGCCCTGCTCACGGCCCTGTACCGGGCCCCGGAAGAACTCCCGGCCAGTGCCGTCACCCGCTTCTCCCGCCTGGCGCTCACCGCCGTCACCGTCCTGGTGGCCACCGGCGTCTACCAGTCCTGGCGGGGCCTGGGCTCCCTGGACGCCCTCGCCACCACGTCGTACGGCAGGCTCCTGGTGGCCAAGCTGGTCGCGGTACTGCTGCTGCTGGCCGCGGCGACGTACTCGCGCCGCTGGACGGCACGCCTGGCGGCACCCGTGGAGCGGCGGGCGGACGTGCGGGAACGGGTCCTGGAGCCGGTGGGGGCCGCGGCGGACGCCGAGGTCTCCGGCACCGACACGAGCGCCGGCACCGGCACGGACACGAGCGCCGGCACCGGCACCGGAACGGGCTCCGACAGCGGCGCCGAGACCGGGACGGGCACCGAGACCGGCTCCGACACCGCAACCGAAACCGGTCCGCAGTCGGGGCCGCTCCCGCCCACCGCTGGCGGTGACCCAGGGGCGTACCGGCGTGGATTGCGGCGCTCGGTGCTCGCGGAGGCGATCGTCGCGATCGTGGTGCTGGTGATCACGACGCTGCTGACGGGAACGCAGCCGGGCCGGGCGGCCACGGAGGCGGCGGCTTCGGCGGCGGAGGCGGCGCGGCCCATGGCCTCGACGACGGTGATCCCCTTCGACGTGGGCACACCGGGCGGCCACGGCAAGATACAGATCGAACTGACGCCCGGCCGGGTGGGCGAGAACTCGGTGCAGGCGGTGATCTTCGGCCCCGACGGCGGTTTGGCGACGGTCCCCGAACTGCGCCTCACCTTCACCCTGGAGAAGCAGGACATCGGCCCCCTCGACGCGAAACTCGCGGACCGCGGGGGTTATTGGACCTCGGACACCCTCAACCTCCCCCTGCCGGGCACCTGGACGATGAAGGCCACGGTCCGCACGACGGACATCGACCAGATCACGGTGTCGCGGACGGTGCGGATCGAGTAG
- a CDS encoding cupin domain-containing protein yields MTPEDLVAHYRLEPIPREGGRFRRTWAGPERADGRPEGTAIMALLTAEPDDFSALHRLPADEVWHFYLGDPLELLLLAPDGSARTPVLGPDVLDGQDLQYVVPAGTWMGARVVAGGAWSLFGCTMAPGFTYGGYEHGDAGELSVRYPAEAARIAGLCRP; encoded by the coding sequence GTGACCCCAGAAGACCTCGTCGCCCACTACCGCCTGGAGCCGATCCCCCGCGAGGGCGGCCGTTTCCGGCGCACCTGGGCGGGGCCCGAACGCGCCGACGGACGCCCCGAAGGCACCGCGATCATGGCCCTGCTCACCGCGGAGCCGGACGACTTCTCCGCCCTGCACCGCCTCCCGGCCGACGAGGTCTGGCACTTCTACCTCGGCGACCCGCTGGAACTGCTCCTGCTCGCGCCCGACGGCAGCGCGCGCACGCCGGTGCTGGGACCGGACGTCCTGGACGGGCAGGACCTCCAGTACGTCGTGCCCGCCGGTACGTGGATGGGGGCGCGGGTCGTCGCGGGCGGGGCGTGGTCGCTCTTCGGCTGCACGATGGCGCCCGGATTCACGTACGGCGGCTACGAGCACGGGGACGCGGGGGAGTTGAGCGTGCGGTATCCCGCCGAGGCGGCTCGCATCGCCGGGCTGTGCCGGCCGTGA
- a CDS encoding GNAT family N-acetyltransferase → MTAEPYAPARRAVHEQVVEGFGTVRILPLDPPADVDVVHGWVSEERAAFWGMNGLTKEQVLEVYAHLDTLDTHHAFLAVKDGEPVALFQTYEPEADRVSECYQVEPGDIGVHLLLAPAGSGGGRPGWSAALLTAFTSFVLVGLDRRRIVVDPDERNTKAIARFVRQGFVPGPRVVLPEIDLPDVYLPEKRAQLAFLTREAAFGK, encoded by the coding sequence ATGACCGCTGAGCCGTACGCCCCCGCCCGCCGGGCCGTCCACGAACAGGTGGTCGAAGGCTTCGGCACCGTCCGCATCCTGCCCCTCGACCCGCCCGCCGACGTGGACGTGGTCCACGGCTGGGTGAGCGAGGAGCGCGCCGCCTTCTGGGGCATGAACGGGCTGACGAAGGAGCAGGTCCTGGAGGTGTACGCCCATCTGGACACGCTCGACACCCACCACGCCTTCCTCGCGGTCAAGGACGGCGAACCGGTCGCCCTCTTCCAGACGTACGAGCCGGAGGCCGACCGGGTCAGCGAGTGCTACCAGGTCGAACCCGGCGACATCGGCGTACATCTGCTGCTCGCCCCGGCCGGATCCGGCGGCGGCCGTCCCGGCTGGTCGGCCGCGCTGCTGACCGCGTTCACCTCGTTCGTCCTGGTCGGCCTGGACCGGCGGCGGATCGTGGTCGACCCCGACGAACGCAACACGAAGGCGATCGCCCGCTTCGTACGGCAGGGCTTCGTGCCCGGCCCGCGGGTGGTCCTGCCCGAGATCGACCTGCCGGACGTGTACCTGCCCGAGAAGCGTGCCCAGTTGGCCTTCCTCACCCGGGAGGCGGCGTTCGGAAAGTAG